The sequence ccatctgttcgttgatttcaaggcggcatacgacagtatagaccgcgtagagctatggaaaattatggacgagaacagcttccctgggaagcttaccagactgatcaaagcaacggtggatggtgtgcaaaactgtgtgaagatttcgggcgaacactccagttcttTCGAATCGctccggggactaagacaaggtgatggactttcgtgcctgttgttcaacattgcgctagaaggtgtcatgcagagagccgggtgtaacagccggggtacgattttcaacagatccagtcaatttatttgcttcgcggatgacatggacattgtcggccgaacatttgcaaaggtggcagaactgtacacccgcctgaaacgtgaagcaacaaaagttggactggtggtgaatgcgtcaaagacaaagtacatgcttgtgggtggaaccgagcgcgacagggtccgcctgggaagcagtgttacgatagacggggataccttcgaggtggacgaggaattcgtctacctcggatccaacaacgttagtcgtgaaatacgaaggcgcatcatctgtggaagtcgggcctactacgggctccagaagaaactgcggtcgaaaaagattcgccaccgcaccaaatgtgtcatgtacaagacgcttataagaccggttgtcctctacggacatgaaacatggacaatgctcgaggaggacttgcaagcactcggagtattcgagagacgagtgcttaggaccatctttggcggtgtacaagaagacggtgtgtggcggcgaagaatgaaccatgagctcgcccagctctacggcgaacccagtatccagaaggtagctaaagccggaagggtacgatgggtagggcatgttgcaagaatgccggacagcaaccctgaaaagatggtgttcgcttccgatccggcaggtacgagacgacgtggagcgcagcgagcgagatgggcagaccaggtgcagaacgacttggcgagcgtggggcgtattcgaggatggagagatgcggcctcgaaccgtgtattgtggcgtcaaattgttgattcagtgttatctgtatagatgtagactaaataaatgaatgaatgtgagatgtgagaagtgagaagcaatcagagagaagtgagaagggagaagtgaggtgtgtgatatgaaaagtgagaagcaaataattgagaagtgagatgtaaaaattgaaaaaattaaatagaGATGGAAGatatgagaagtggaaagtgtaaaacgcgaatttgacgtcacacgttccattgcttggattgcaatcgtgacgtcatgctcgtttggctacactactTGAGAGTTCGTTTGTCTACACTCGTTTTCGCCTCACCTCTTCTGTAGAACTTACAATGTCTTATAATCTCTATACTTTCCGATTTGGGTACCATATTTAGACCACTACCCGGGATGCCGGTGGTCGTCGAGAAACTCGATAACATTATCGAGTTCGCAAGCGGAAGGAAaaacatcagtaaggaactgaaacacaACCTGCTGGTGCTGTTCGAGTcgtaagacaagaacaggacgctttCATCAGCCACCCAGGGTAAGCGAGAAGGTCACAACTGAggccttctccttcttcttcactTCTCGGCCCAGAAAAGTGAAAGGCACCAACCAGAcgcaagtcgccgggccgcAAGAGAGAACCTGCCGGCCAGTGCCATCGGTACAAGAGtagaggccttgttggtgaaaactgataagcATAAGTACGCCGACGTCGATGCAGGCgaccgaaaagctttcggcgctggaACAGGACGCGCGAAGCGTTACACGCACCAAAactggtgaaatgatcttggtgctGAAACATGGAGCGCAAGCTAGCGGGACGACTGGcccaaccctagcagcacacaagcttcacataggttgctgcaactcatatgtgaccagatttagacaCAATCAAgatgctgcaaccatttttgtctgacttgtgctgctcgggaagagatcttgggtgacggcgccgaagtgaggtcgttggggacggaagtgaccttccagtgcaagcaactggacgaggtcacgaacgcggacgacgttgtctctgccgtcagagagcAGTGTGGTACAAAGGTCGTCCATTTGGCACGCAGCTAGCCTACACTAGGTCATGGAGCGAAGGATGTTGAAATCGGCTGGTCAGTGAGCCCAATAAGCAAACTTCAGCCACATTCAATGGACAGGTACTATTGCAGTCGGGACATAAGTCCTGCGACtttaagggcccagaccgtagcaatCTGTATCGTCATTGtggaagggcacaaggcgcaggaatgcaaTAAGTCACCAAAGTATCgatctgcgccagcaaaaagcaagcatgtAATCACGTTATGGGAGGACCTCCGTGTCCAATCGGAgaggaaaacaagaagaagccatGCAAGCAACACAGTTGAATCTTAACTACTGTGCAGCGGTCCAGCAGCTACTgtgcagtcggtctcggagtcgaacCCATCCTGTCCAACCCATACAACGTCCCTGACTCGGGTCGTTATTTATTTGACTATTTTCACGCGCACCTCCGAATTTATTCCacgtaccacaaggagcatccaatatatttgaaacaggtcgacagtCTTTGGTTACGCGCGTAGATCTAAAAGCGTATTCGACATTTATTAGAATCCAAACAGATATTCTACAGTTTCATCAACGGAATCGAGTAAAGTTTCCCTATAATACTCATCTAATTGGAAAAATTTCATCAGCACTGCATCCCGGCTAACGAGCCCAAATTCGTGGTATGCTCCCGGATCGCTTTGATGCAGTTCTGCAATGTACCCTTCCGGTAGATTCACGTAAGCGTGCAAAACACCCGACCAAAGCAGCCCAAATAATTTGTAGTGTTCCAAACTCTCCATCCACTGTTCGCGTGGTAGAATGTCCTCCACTTTCAGGTCGAGTTTCTGCAGCCTGTGCCCCAGCTGATCGTGGTAGTATTTCACATAGAAGTCGAACAGCTGATCTCGGTGGGGTCTGCGAGTTAGCAAGTAGATGGCACAGAGGAAATCGATGGCGGGTGGCTGGTAACGTGATATTTGGAAATCAATCAGTACGCAATCCGACGGTTTATCATAGTCGACGTTTCCCTGTTGATCTTGGTCAAATCGAAACATCATGTTGTTGTACCACAGGTCCTTGTGAACTACTACTGATTGGAAGCGGCTGGATGGTTCCGAAAGTTCGAAGATGCGGTCCATCTTTTTCATCATCTGTGTCTCGATGATGGATTTGTGATCCGAATTTTGTGAGTACTTTGATCCGTTCAACGCTACCTTGAGGATTCCCTGCGAGTGAAACGAGTGTTTGTTATATTCAAGATTgtcatccaattagaaatcgAACCTTCAAGCCAGCTACGAACCACGGACTCTCCCGCATAAATGTTGTCTCGAAAAGCATTTTTTGGAATCTGTTTCCCAGATTTTCCCCTTTCATATGGTTATACTCCAAATCCAATGAACAGGCATGCAGCTGAGCCATGCGTTCCAATACCAACATCATGTGCCCTTTACTGAACGGTCTCTTGAAAGGCATTGGATGAAATCCTGCCACTGTCAAATCCTCCATTACCATCAGATCGTCCCGGGCCAGCCAGCACTCCGGCTTCCATTTCAGTACCTTTTCTGgattttgatcaaactgggAAAACAGTTCTCTATAACAGACGCATTCTTTGGTGAAAATACCGAATTCCTGGATAATTTTACGCTGCTTTTCATCAGTAAATGGCAAGCATTTCACAAAATATCTGTGCTCATCTGTAATATCATTTTCCTGCAATTGAAACATGCTTTTATTTATAACCTTATTGGACCGAAACTAATCCTTCGCTGTACTTACTGATTGCAAAGTAGTTACGACCAGATGTGCATATTCCCCCAGAAATCCAGGCTGGCCCGCTACCTTCTCCAGTCGGTAATCGATCACGCGGAAGGCACCACCAAGGGATTTGCGTACCACTTCGTGAATCTCCGCGGCAGTAATAAGGTCACCTAAATTTACCATCACGCTGCTGTATTACGAAAGTCAACGGCTTGCTTTGCGCACGCTCCATCGAATGAATGACACCGGACTCGAGAGTGTGCATATCTTTTAGCGCTCAATTAGACTACGATACGAGATGCACCGGGAGAAATGTACCGAGCAAGCGCAGTTCAATCGTCTGGTGACATCGTGAAGCAGAGATGCTTAGAACGTGCTGATGTTTTCACAGTGCATATTATTCTTATCATTGTGATAAAATATAGGCCTGAAAGGCTTGCGTAGCTAAACTGAATGAtcgctttattttttttttgttagcgAAGTTCACTGCCCATAAATTCATAATAGTCCCACGTAAATAGGAAATCAAACAAACATGGGACTAGTATTAATTTATGGGCAGTTCTTTTCATAGACCTTTCGTAAGTAAGGTACCTTAAGACTAtattccaaaaacgaactgtTCTATACGAGGCCCGGAAAcccttagtgttatataccaatcgacccaGCTTGACGAACTAAGGTAATGTTTGTCTGTTTgtgtacttatcctcaaccgacttgctcgcattcgacgggaatatcctgtcccattgtttcctattcctAAAagagccagatcggactatactGGTTTCCACGATAGCCACAATGGCAAATGCTATAATAATTTTGACATTAAATACTTCccgacaaaagatattttagttactagataaagattgtcgctgtcgtcgctgtccggaacatcttttgctggcgagga comes from Armigeres subalbatus isolate Guangzhou_Male chromosome 2, GZ_Asu_2, whole genome shotgun sequence and encodes:
- the LOC134218072 gene encoding uncharacterized protein LOC134218072: MVNLGDLITAAEIHEVVRKSLGGAFRVIDYRLEKVAGQPGFLGEYAHLVVTTLQSENDITDEHRYFVKCLPFTDEKQRKIIQEFGIFTKECVCYRELFSQFDQNPEKVLKWKPECWLARDDLMVMEDLTVAGFHPMPFKRPFSKGHMMLVLERMAQLHACSLDLEYNHMKGENLGNRFQKMLFETTFMRESPWFVAGLKGILKVALNGSKYSQNSDHKSIIETQMMKKMDRIFELSEPSSRFQSVVVHKDLWYNNMMFRFDQDQQGNVDYDKPSDCVLIDFQISRYQPPAIDFLCAIYLLTRRPHRDQLFDFYVKYYHDQLGHRLQKLDLKVEDILPREQWMESLEHYKLFGLLWSGVLHAYVNLPEGYIAELHQSDPGAYHEFGLVSRDAVLMKFFQLDEYYRETLLDSVDETVEYLFGF